In Methanolobus chelungpuianus, a genomic segment contains:
- a CDS encoding threonyl-tRNA synthetase editing domain-containing protein, producing the protein MKLLLFDVEYFWFDTHCKTIESVEDVEIEERIENTAVVFIHAESEDEERKSKIVKSAVGNIKWYLNKVNKDKIVLHSFAHLSSSKSSPEFAMEVIVSIEEKLRSKGISVYTVPFGYLYQFSIHVKGESLAKVFVEI; encoded by the coding sequence ATGAAACTGCTACTATTCGATGTGGAATATTTTTGGTTTGATACTCATTGCAAGACAATTGAAAGCGTGGAGGATGTCGAGATCGAAGAGAGGATAGAGAACACTGCTGTCGTTTTCATACATGCCGAATCGGAAGACGAGGAAAGAAAGAGCAAGATCGTCAAAAGCGCAGTGGGGAACATCAAATGGTATCTCAATAAGGTGAATAAGGACAAGATCGTATTACATTCCTTTGCTCATCTGTCATCCAGCAAATCATCACCGGAGTTCGCAATGGAAGTTATCGTATCGATTGAAGAGAAACTGAGGAGCAAAGGCATAAGCGTTTATACGGTGCCTTTTGGATATCTTTACCAATTCTCTATTCATGTTAAAGGTGAATCCCTTGCAAAGGTCTTCGTTGAGATCTGA
- a CDS encoding CGGC domain-containing protein, producing MKAGLIRCMQTEDICPATTDLMVMKEKKLAFEGVEDEIEVIGVVSCGGCPGKKAVWRAAEMVRRGADTIVLASCITRGNPIGFACPHAGQMRTAIEKKIGDSIRLIDYTH from the coding sequence ATGAAAGCAGGGTTGATCAGGTGTATGCAGACAGAGGACATATGTCCCGCAACAACGGATTTGATGGTTATGAAGGAGAAAAAGCTTGCATTCGAAGGCGTCGAGGATGAGATAGAAGTGATCGGTGTTGTCTCATGCGGCGGTTGCCCGGGAAAGAAAGCGGTCTGGAGGGCTGCTGAAATGGTCAGGCGCGGAGCTGACACGATTGTTCTTGCTTCATGTATCACGCGAGGAAATCCTATCGGTTTTGCCTGTCCGCATGCCGGACAGATGAGAACGGCAATTGAAAAGAAGATTGGCGATTCGATACGATTAATTGATTATACTCATTAG
- a CDS encoding GntP family permease, giving the protein MNPMLIFLVALVFILVLTARLRVHPFISLIAGSVLVGFLAGETEAIIETVTAGMSNIFSQYAITVTSGSIIGVILHKSGATALIARDITKLFKKPILAIGLLGFAFAVPMMCLILAFIIFLPVAKDMSTRYGFPKGLTEVVLALATMASFGLLYPSPGIYAFVNQMGPAEVGVIKVLMIGSVIAIVAMLAGYLYAAKYYGFSISTDHIQNAVNGYTTDEKEIAVFRTASYTPIVVPVVLIVARLFTNVPIIEFVGHESMALLAGAILAMVLFTRSHTSPDIRAWVEKGIRRAGLVLLDICGGGALGAALALAGVGEALGDTLLESSIPALLIPFLIAAAVQTVQGSRMVTLFIASALVIPIMPELALPAEIVLFSMASGTFLISHFNDPYFWILADFAEMETPEVLKTYTIGGAIMGVSSLLLTGAIYMVFY; this is encoded by the coding sequence ATGAACCCGATGCTCATTTTCCTTGTAGCGCTGGTTTTCATACTGGTTCTTACTGCGCGGTTAAGGGTCCATCCATTTATCAGTCTGATAGCAGGGTCTGTTCTGGTGGGATTCCTTGCGGGTGAAACCGAAGCGATAATTGAAACAGTAACCGCGGGCATGAGTAACATTTTCTCACAATATGCTATTACAGTTACCTCTGGAAGCATAATAGGCGTGATACTGCATAAGAGCGGGGCGACTGCACTGATAGCCAGGGATATTACAAAGCTCTTCAAGAAACCCATACTGGCAATCGGCCTGCTCGGATTTGCCTTTGCGGTCCCCATGATGTGCCTGATACTGGCTTTCATCATATTCCTTCCAGTTGCTAAAGACATGAGTACTAGGTATGGGTTTCCAAAGGGGCTTACTGAAGTTGTTCTTGCGCTTGCGACAATGGCATCTTTCGGTCTCCTGTACCCTTCACCAGGTATCTACGCCTTTGTAAATCAAATGGGGCCTGCGGAGGTAGGGGTAATCAAGGTATTAATGATAGGATCTGTTATCGCCATTGTAGCAATGTTAGCAGGTTACCTGTATGCTGCAAAATATTATGGGTTCAGTATAAGCACCGATCATATACAAAACGCTGTCAACGGGTATACGACGGATGAGAAAGAGATAGCAGTATTCAGGACTGCCTCTTACACACCTATTGTCGTTCCTGTCGTGCTCATTGTCGCACGCCTGTTTACAAACGTCCCGATCATCGAGTTCGTTGGCCATGAAAGCATGGCCCTTCTGGCAGGCGCCATACTTGCAATGGTACTTTTTACCCGGAGCCATACATCTCCTGATATAAGGGCATGGGTGGAAAAGGGAATACGCAGGGCAGGATTAGTACTGCTGGATATCTGTGGGGGAGGTGCGCTTGGGGCTGCTTTAGCACTTGCAGGTGTAGGCGAGGCACTCGGGGACACACTCTTAGAATCAAGCATACCCGCATTGCTTATACCATTCCTTATTGCTGCAGCTGTGCAGACTGTCCAGGGTTCAAGAATGGTGACGCTGTTCATCGCATCCGCGCTCGTGATACCTATTATGCCGGAACTGGCCTTGCCTGCCGAGATCGTTCTGTTCTCAATGGCTTCGGGAACATTCCTTATATCCCATTTCAACGACCCGTACTTCTGGATATTGGCCGATTTTGCAGAGATGGAGACTCCCGAAGTGCTGAAGACATATACTATCGGCGGAGCGATCATGGGTGTGTCCAGCCTCCTTCTCACAGGTGCGATCTATATGGTATTTTACTGA
- a CDS encoding YqaA family protein — protein MFEQLMIPVSAYAYMSLFITSFLASTVLPIGSEALVILLIRSGYDLPVVVLVATTGNYLGACTTYYIGLKGRTGVIEKYLSISRKDLEKADRWFTRYGSYALLFTWVPLIGDAITASGGLLKLNFRIFSIYVFIGKFARYLVLAYIAAGI, from the coding sequence ATGTTTGAGCAGCTCATGATCCCCGTATCCGCCTATGCATACATGAGCCTCTTTATCACAAGTTTCCTGGCATCAACTGTTCTTCCCATAGGTTCAGAAGCTCTTGTGATACTGCTTATAAGGTCCGGTTATGATCTTCCCGTAGTGGTCCTCGTAGCAACGACAGGAAATTACTTGGGAGCCTGCACAACGTATTACATAGGCCTTAAAGGACGAACAGGGGTCATAGAGAAATACCTGTCCATTTCAAGGAAGGATCTCGAGAAGGCAGACAGATGGTTTACGAGATATGGCTCGTATGCCCTGCTGTTTACCTGGGTGCCTCTCATAGGCGATGCCATTACAGCATCAGGAGGGCTCCTAAAGCTTAATTTCAGGATATTCTCCATTTATGTTTTTATCGGGAAGTTCGCACGTTACTTGGTGCTGGCGTATATTGCCGCAGGCATATAA
- a CDS encoding PAS domain S-box protein, which produces MSDKNRSKILVVDDDVLNVRLIEAQLMADYEVKAAYSGEEALDIIDSERPDLVILDVMMPGMSGYEVCSRMRSSKETCFIPVIMVTSLSSRDDRLEGIKAGADEFLTKPVDRFEVLTRVRTLLKNKLLYDELAAESRKTKQYLDIAGSMIVAIDAGHKVTLSNSRCNEVLGYAEGELIGSDWLERVIPPEERVLTESLFARAGTDVPGNPESFEGHVVTRTGQKRLICWRNSFIIDSSGMIATILCSGTDVTDQRSAEQKIKTSEEKFRALFENSVDPIMILDMNCTILEVNPSLCDLLLYSKEELLHFSKSHLVPPEHLHKCKEDFAAVIEKGHVVFETECLRKDGCRVPVEMSVKLIEYDGRPAILSSGRDITERRRAEQTLRESEEKFRLLAENASDVIWTMDREGRFLYVSPSVLKLRGYTPEKVMGQSLVEIFPQDSISRIRLAIDAFFEDFRKTGKNNRTEVLEVEQFHKDGHRIWTESIARPVFDEKGQFRFFLGVSRDISERKKAQESIRRYIDDLAKANESLQSLDRMKDEFISNLSHELKTPLISIKGYSELVHDEVLGPLNEKQRNAMQIVLDKYDHLSFLLDSLIYISIVRSGKVSYRFDPLRIEDALKKVMDYFSFKAADKKIRMFRNFEKDLPLIRGDVEYIPYLFRSLLDNAIKFSRNEGFIDVSAFRDKGDVHVVITDKGIGIPPAEFTNIFNPFYQVDSSMTRKYGGSGLGLYVSKTIAEVHGGKIWIESAEGSGTAVHVSFPSYTPSHIAATESSKSDPQ; this is translated from the coding sequence ATGAGCGATAAAAACAGATCGAAAATACTCGTTGTCGACGACGACGTCCTTAACGTCAGGTTAATCGAAGCCCAACTTATGGCTGATTACGAAGTGAAGGCTGCCTACAGCGGGGAAGAGGCCCTTGATATCATTGACTCTGAAAGACCCGACCTTGTAATTCTTGATGTCATGATGCCGGGCATGAGCGGCTATGAAGTATGCAGCAGGATGAGGTCCTCAAAGGAAACCTGCTTCATTCCGGTCATAATGGTCACATCTCTCTCTTCCAGGGATGACCGGCTGGAGGGTATCAAGGCCGGTGCCGACGAGTTCCTCACAAAGCCTGTTGACAGGTTTGAAGTCCTGACACGTGTAAGGACCCTGTTAAAGAACAAACTGCTCTACGATGAACTGGCTGCAGAGAGCCGGAAAACAAAGCAGTATCTCGATATTGCAGGCAGCATGATCGTTGCCATAGATGCGGGCCACAAAGTCACCCTTTCCAACTCAAGATGCAATGAAGTGCTTGGTTATGCTGAAGGGGAACTTATCGGATCAGACTGGCTGGAACGTGTCATTCCTCCCGAAGAGCGGGTTCTTACCGAGTCCCTGTTTGCGAGGGCGGGGACGGACGTTCCGGGTAATCCTGAAAGTTTCGAGGGCCATGTTGTTACCAGGACCGGGCAAAAAAGGCTGATATGCTGGCGTAACTCCTTTATCATTGATAGCTCGGGTATGATCGCAACCATCCTCTGTTCCGGTACGGATGTCACCGATCAGAGGAGCGCAGAACAAAAGATAAAGACTTCAGAGGAGAAGTTCAGGGCCCTTTTCGAGAATTCCGTAGATCCTATAATGATACTTGATATGAACTGCACTATCCTGGAGGTGAACCCTTCTCTGTGCGATCTGCTCCTGTACAGCAAGGAAGAGCTTTTGCATTTCTCGAAATCCCATCTGGTCCCGCCTGAGCATTTGCACAAGTGCAAGGAAGACTTTGCAGCTGTCATAGAAAAAGGGCATGTAGTGTTTGAGACCGAATGCCTCAGGAAAGACGGTTGCCGGGTTCCGGTGGAGATGAGTGTCAAGCTGATTGAATATGATGGAAGGCCTGCAATTCTAAGCAGCGGGCGTGATATTACTGAAAGAAGGAGGGCTGAGCAGACCCTTCGGGAAAGCGAGGAAAAGTTCCGCCTGCTTGCAGAGAATGCCAGTGATGTCATCTGGACCATGGACAGGGAGGGCAGGTTCCTGTATGTCAGCCCGTCTGTCCTTAAACTGAGGGGCTATACGCCTGAAAAAGTGATGGGCCAGAGTCTCGTTGAGATCTTCCCTCAGGACAGCATTTCCAGGATCAGGCTTGCAATAGATGCTTTTTTTGAGGATTTCCGGAAAACCGGCAAGAACAACCGTACGGAGGTCCTGGAGGTGGAACAATTCCACAAGGATGGTCACCGGATCTGGACAGAGTCAATTGCACGTCCTGTGTTCGACGAAAAAGGCCAGTTCAGGTTCTTCCTGGGCGTGAGCCGTGATATAAGCGAACGTAAGAAAGCCCAGGAGTCTATCCGCAGATATATCGATGACCTGGCAAAGGCCAATGAGTCACTTCAGTCCCTGGACCGGATGAAGGATGAGTTCATCTCAAACCTCAGCCATGAACTGAAGACTCCCCTCATATCCATAAAAGGTTACAGTGAACTTGTGCACGATGAGGTGCTGGGCCCCCTGAACGAAAAACAAAGGAACGCCATGCAGATAGTCCTTGACAAGTACGATCACCTGAGTTTCCTGCTTGATTCCCTCATCTACATAAGTATCGTCAGGTCCGGCAAAGTAAGCTACAGGTTTGACCCCCTCCGTATAGAGGATGCATTGAAAAAGGTCATGGACTACTTCAGTTTCAAGGCGGCAGACAAGAAGATAAGGATGTTCCGCAATTTTGAAAAAGATCTTCCCCTCATCAGGGGCGACGTGGAATATATCCCTTACCTCTTCAGGTCCCTTCTTGACAATGCTATCAAGTTCAGCAGGAATGAAGGCTTTATCGATGTATCAGCTTTCAGGGACAAGGGCGACGTGCATGTCGTGATAACAGATAAGGGTATAGGCATTCCCCCTGCTGAGTTCACTAATATATTCAACCCCTTCTATCAGGTGGACAGCTCAATGACAAGAAAGTACGGGGGCAGCGGGTTGGGGCTTTACGTCAGTAAGACGATTGCTGAAGTACATGGCGGGAAGATCTGGATCGAGAGTGCAGAGGGAAGCGGTACTGCGGTACATGTATCATTTCCTTCCTACACTCCCTCGCATATAGCTGCTACCGAATCCTCTAAGTCTGATCCTCAGTAA
- a CDS encoding DUF4139 domain-containing protein, translating to MQALTLMGSASAQNTSEGTELTIYSQNIALVRESITVDLQEGINVVNITGVASRIDPGSVILEDTEQNGTYIIEQQFSTDNATVTRLLQNSLGREITVTDEAGSSYTGILLSHENGRIVIDSSGNIITFMDPSRIEFEASGDILAGPALTWQIYSPEAGSRTLLMSYLTEDINWEANYIVRLTDNESQASIDGWATIDNQAGTGFNDARIKLIAGDVRRVSGGADPEYATDQAVSEQAPEQFNEESLFEYHIYTLNRTTSLEDGETKQISLLSERDVPVEREYLFESSISDRIKVMMSTENTESNGLGIPLPGGIVSTYAEDSDGMLQFVGEDEIRHTAIGQEVRMFVGYAFDITGEKTQTDFQSLGESAERRSYSINLTNQKPEDVNVTVVENIYGDWEITNSSHNYTKVDAFTAEFDVDVPADGEETLTYTVEVRYQQAIPY from the coding sequence ATGCAGGCATTAACCCTGATGGGCAGTGCCTCAGCACAGAACACCAGTGAAGGCACAGAACTTACAATATATTCCCAGAACATTGCACTCGTAAGGGAAAGTATAACGGTGGACCTTCAGGAAGGTATCAACGTTGTCAATATAACAGGCGTTGCTTCCCGGATAGATCCGGGTTCGGTCATCCTTGAAGACACAGAGCAGAATGGAACTTACATTATAGAGCAGCAGTTCAGTACTGATAACGCCACCGTCACCAGGCTGTTGCAAAATAGCCTGGGCAGGGAGATCACTGTCACAGACGAGGCAGGCAGCTCCTATACGGGAATACTGCTAAGCCATGAGAACGGCAGGATAGTCATCGATAGTTCCGGGAACATCATCACATTCATGGATCCCTCAAGAATAGAGTTCGAAGCCAGTGGAGATATCCTTGCAGGGCCTGCACTCACCTGGCAGATATACTCCCCGGAGGCAGGAAGCAGGACACTGCTGATGTCCTACCTGACAGAGGATATTAACTGGGAGGCCAACTACATTGTGAGGCTCACGGACAATGAGAGCCAGGCCAGCATTGACGGGTGGGCCACCATAGATAACCAGGCAGGCACCGGCTTCAATGACGCCAGGATCAAACTGATCGCAGGGGACGTGCGCAGGGTGTCCGGAGGTGCCGATCCCGAATATGCCACCGACCAAGCAGTAAGCGAGCAGGCACCGGAGCAATTCAATGAGGAGTCGCTGTTCGAATATCACATATATACCCTGAACAGGACCACAAGTCTGGAGGACGGCGAGACTAAACAGATATCGCTGCTGTCCGAAAGAGACGTGCCTGTGGAAAGGGAGTATCTTTTTGAGAGCAGTATAAGTGACAGGATAAAGGTTATGATGAGCACTGAGAACACAGAATCCAACGGGCTTGGGATACCCCTTCCGGGAGGTATAGTCAGCACCTATGCGGAGGATTCCGACGGGATGCTGCAGTTTGTCGGAGAGGATGAGATAAGACACACGGCCATAGGACAGGAAGTGCGCATGTTCGTAGGATATGCTTTTGATATTACCGGGGAGAAGACCCAGACAGACTTCCAGAGCCTGGGTGAATCCGCAGAGCGGAGAAGTTACAGCATAAATCTCACGAACCAGAAGCCAGAGGATGTGAATGTCACTGTGGTCGAGAACATATACGGGGACTGGGAAATAACCAACTCCTCACACAACTATACGAAAGTGGACGCATTCACCGCCGAGTTTGACGTGGATGTCCCGGCAGACGGAGAGGAGACACTGACATACACAGTGGAGGTACGCTATCAGCAGGCGATCCCTTACTGA
- the nth gene encoding endonuclease III, whose amino-acid sequence MFADELISCLREMYPGGYSHTCRDPFYMLVSTVLSQRTRDEVTIPATKRLFAVYDTPRKMAEADAEDIQALIRDVGFYRVKARRIVEISRIILQDYGGVVPNSMEELLRLPGVGRKTANCVLGYAYEQDVIAVDTHVHRISNRLGLVKTSGPDETEKELEKVVPKDAWKDVNGLMVLFGQSICRPTSPRCEECRLKAICPRIL is encoded by the coding sequence ATGTTTGCCGACGAACTTATTTCCTGTCTCAGGGAGATGTATCCGGGGGGCTATTCCCATACCTGCAGGGACCCCTTCTATATGCTGGTATCCACGGTGCTTTCCCAGCGGACACGCGATGAGGTGACCATTCCGGCGACAAAGAGGCTCTTTGCAGTCTATGACACTCCCCGGAAGATGGCGGAAGCCGATGCCGAGGATATACAGGCCCTGATCAGGGATGTGGGCTTCTACAGGGTCAAAGCCCGGCGCATTGTCGAGATATCCCGCATCATACTGCAGGACTATGGGGGTGTTGTTCCCAACAGCATGGAAGAACTGCTCCGCTTGCCCGGTGTGGGGCGAAAGACTGCCAACTGCGTGCTTGGCTATGCCTACGAGCAGGATGTCATAGCAGTGGATACTCACGTGCACAGGATCTCGAACCGGCTGGGTCTGGTAAAAACCTCCGGGCCGGATGAAACGGAGAAGGAACTTGAGAAAGTGGTCCCAAAGGATGCGTGGAAAGATGTTAACGGCCTGATGGTGCTTTTCGGTCAGAGCATATGCCGTCCGACGTCTCCCAGATGCGAGGAATGCAGGCTTAAAGCCATCTGCCCACGAATATTGTAA